The Oncorhynchus clarkii lewisi isolate Uvic-CL-2024 chromosome 29, UVic_Ocla_1.0, whole genome shotgun sequence genome contains a region encoding:
- the LOC139388534 gene encoding probable global transcription activator SNF2L2 isoform X2 — MNICCLTGSLVSENIRSSSKVEENGVLEDMEEDISLKKRKGDHHGNKHLESRDSGQEAEGEKVKKRRGRPPAEKLLPNPPELTKQLSTLVDMVINYKDGLGRQISKGFIQLPSRKEVSEYYELIRKPVDFRRIRERVRNHKYRSVGDLEKDIILLCHNAQTFNLEGSQIFEDSIVLKSVFESARQRIVIDDEVKQDSTAIRDDGGRDNQLVSSAVKMATKQGKQRMKEERSRKTKVKKTVYSDVDSDEDLEDNTAKDEG; from the exons GTGGAGGAGAACGGGGTCTTGGAGGACATGGAAGAAGACATCAGCCTGAAGAAACGGAAAGGTGATCACCACGGCAACAAACACTTAGAGTCACGAGACTCCGGCCAGGAGGCTGAAGGAGAAAAGGTCAAGAAGCGCCGGGGACGACCTCCGGCGGAGAAGCTGCTCCCCAACCCCCCCGAGCTCACCAAGCAGCTGAGCACACTGGTGGATATGGTCATCAACTACAAAGATGG GTTGGGCCGTCAGATCAGCAAAGGCTTCATCCAACTGCCTTCAAGGAAGGAGGTGTCAGAGTACTACGAGCTGATCCGAAAGcctgtggacttcaggaggatTAGG GAGCGTGTGCGCAATCATAAGTACAGGAGTGTGGGAGATCTGGAGAAAGACATCATACTGCTGTGTCACAACGCCCAGACCTTCAACCTGGAGGGATCTCAG ATATTTGAGGACTCGATTGTTCTCAAGTCTGTGTTTGAGAGTGCACGACAAAGGATTGTCATTGATGATGAGGTGAAACAGGACAGCACTGCCATCCGTGATGACGGAGGTCGAGACAATCAGTTGGTTTCATCAGCAG TGAAAATGGCAACAAAGCAGGGGAAACAGaggatgaaggaggagagaagcagAAAGACGAAGGTCAAGAAGACAGTCTACAGTGATGTAGACAGCGATGAGGATCTGGAGGACAATACAGCTAAAGATGAGGGTTGA